The Populus alba chromosome 13, ASM523922v2, whole genome shotgun sequence genome contains the following window.
TTATGAGATGGTCAACAAATTGAAAAGGTGATTATTCAGATGATTGACATAAAACTGCAGGTTATGTAAAGACTTGTGCAACGATTTCAGTTTATCCCTCAAGGGCACTAGCCTCGCTCATTGCTGATCTTAAGTCATTATGCTATATATGTATGAATCAGAACAAGGTGCTGAGAGAGGGAAAGCATCTCACTTCCAAATTTGCTACCGGCTGGTCTTGAGGAACGTGATGGTGTCAACTATCACTGCTAAATTGCTTTTGGATGTCATCGAATGATATGGTAGCAGACCCCCTCCTTTTGGCCTTCTGCTGGGAAGGGTGCTCCCTCCACCCCGTCATGAATATAACCTACAAGTCCAAAAGCAGTGACCAAGTAATTATGAAAAACATCATACCTCAGTCAATTGGGAACAAGGATCTGGGTTTAAATGAGTAAAAAAGGAGATCCCTCTCAAATATCAGCAAAAAGCTCGAAAGTTTACATGGAGATTTTCTTTTCGAGGGATAGAAGGAGGCAGTGAGCCTATGATTTCATGCAATTCTTTCTCTGAGCATACAGGTTAACAGAAAAGACTGTTGTTTATTTGAATATCTTGCTAAtatattatagaaaatgaaTATCTTGctaatatattattgaaaaagaatttgaaCTCTGGTCTGAACTAATTAGCATTGCATGAAGCATTTTTCATTGTAGTTTTCTTAGCAGCGTAAGATAGCAGAAACAAGGCTTATTGTTTCTTAGCAACATGGATATATTCTTTCTCCAATCACATAAACATTCTCAGGTGTTCCACAATCTCACCTGGAATGTTGCGGGAATGGTGCCATCTTCTGCAGCAAACATTGAATCATAAATTGCTGCAGTAGCAAGGGCTGTTTCTCTCTTTAGAACCTGGTTTCattcacaaacaaaaataatttccaaTTAGATTTGATGATTGAATCCAATTTTACCACACACAAGGAAAACTTCAATTGTTACAGGTCTTACATTGTTCCTTTGCAGAAGAGCATTAGTTTCGCCCATTGCGCGCAAATGCTCTATCAGCTCCAGAGCTATACCACAGTTAACAAGAATGAATAAGCCCATTATAACAATGACTAGAGGTGGAGAATTTATTCAAATGAAAAACCATTgtgttaaaactaaaattaatattccATGCAGTTAAACAAGAGACATGTTAGTTCTAGCATAAATCATCAAGAATGCTTGACTAGTAAAACTACAAGCTAATATGTTGAGAGATTTTCTCACCATTGCTATACCTAACTACATATTCGTCAACATCAACTCCAGGAAGGGTGAAGCCTGCCCTGGTTAAAAGATTCCCTGCATCACGGACCTGAATGGTACAAAAAATAAGTTGGCTTAATGATACCATTTGGGGGTAGATGTTTCCCTCTCAAGTACGCCTTATAAGTACATCAGAACCAGATATTTAAAATCAGGTTGAATGCCAATATAGGTATGCAATACAACCATGGgtttaattcatgttttttatggatATATGTgtcaaaaaactaattcaacctaaaaacttaagttgttagatgagattccaagatacaatttatattattctctaacacacctaCTTATGTGAAAGCTCTTTTGACTTGAAACCTTCACAAACTTACATTaacttgtgtttaatttttatcaaataaatgaggatagTGAGATTCGAATTCATGATCGCTTGGTCATAAAGGTTCTATACCATGTCAAATAACCAATTTaacctaaaaacttaagttgttaggtgaagtttcaggatataatttatattattctctaataatatTTACCCTTATCTCAAAAAGTTCACGAAAGTTCATGAATGGTAATTACCAAGTGGCAACATACATACTTGTGCCAGAGGTGATATGCGAGGACTAATGCCTCCTTCACGCTCCATTTGAGCCACAGTGCATGCTATTCTCAGCTCCCTACACATGTCAGCAAGCAGAAAAATCAGCAAGCAAACTTATGGGTTAACATactgtttattttaaatcaaaatataaaaaagaagaagagacaaCTTCAAGGTTTCTCCACCCAAAATAGCTGCTAAAAATAGGCCATCCGGCTTCAATGCTAGTTTACACTGTCATGAAAACCAATGAAATGGACAAGTGTCATAGACATGACCACATCAGGATTTCAAACAAATTGATTAGAGAGATTTCATGACGATAAGAACCAAAAACAACTATAAAGAGAAGAGCAATAAGGTTTAGACGTCTACTGGTCTGTGTGTGGTTGTTGTAGACATCCATTGTACTTTCATTAACAGTGTCAAATTATGTGCTGATGAAGTACAGCTTTGGTCTTATTTTACAGTCTTATATCTTGATTTATCAAAAGATTATTCTCTTATGCttcagaataaataaataaaaaagtttttcgagttataattaaattgaagataACTTTCAGAGTAGCGCATAGAAAGCACTTCTATATCTTGCTATCTGCATAGCAAACATGTATGCTTCATCCGTGTAGTTTTTTCTCCTGGGGTTTCccattattttcaataattctaATGGTTTCCATCCCCTAATGTCGCATGCATTTACAAATTCTGGAGGATATCATGTATGACAAAGATGCCAACGCTCaaagaaattcataataaaGAAGTGCATACCTGTATCATGGCTCCTGGAAGATCGTTTGTCCAATGGAGTCCCAAGCAACTGATAACCAAATCTACCGAACTTCATAgtcaaatacaaaacataacATTTAAAACCAGTTCTTCCTGATGACTAGTTTTCACAAGAACCAAATAGATGAAATCCACTTACAGACCTTTCTTTTATAGGTAGAAACTCCTCATCTCCCACCACAAAGGACGTTTCAATATTCTGATTTGAATCTTGTTGAGCAGCATCAGCATCCTTGCATAATTGAACCATGTCATTTGAAGTGTCCATCATGATAAGCTTTTCAATGGAGCCTGGCATTTAAAGTGGCTACAAGATTaaagtttaatatttatgatataatttacAAGATCATGCCTAATGAAGGAAAATGACTAGAGAAAGAATAACAGCTTTTCCTACGTGTATGCTCATTTTCAAATACCATTTTGTGGTATCAAAAACGTGTTTCAAGTATTGTCTTATCACCTGCCAAAATCTCTGATAAATAATGTCACATGATTAGACTTCCATTCAGCTGAATCCCTCCCTCTTTTGAACCTCTTAATTCATGATCACTCAATCTAACAGTTAGTGCTGAACACCCATGTctcaaaaattttgaaatacaaccttaaaatttttcaatttaacttctATAGTTATTGAAACACATAACTAGCAGAAAAAGTCTTAAAATCGATTCTCACCACGACCACGTAGCAAACGTCTGACAGCTTCCGAAGAACCCCCTAAGCACAACGCGGTAGGGAATGTTTTCTTGCAATCCTacaaaacacaaacacacaaCAAACGGAATCAACAATCTGGAACTAAGCAAAACTCatcaaacttcaaaatttaaactTCTCAAACTCACCACTACTAGAAAATGCAActtcacaaaaattaaaacctcTCATTTCTTAATACTACAGCATTCTAAACATACTTAAAAACAACAGTAGACGAGAAGGTAACTAGTTACTACCTCCAGGCGATCCAACAAATTGTCAGCAACAGCATCCACAAAAGGATCACTTGGCCTCATCAACCACGCAGCTCGGTCACGCTGCAGCCACCCCACAATTGGACCAATACCCAGAAGCAGATATACAATATCGAATTTGAAATCaagcaaaaaacacaaaaacaaagataTCAAAATGTTCAAATCATAAATCTACAGAGAAAGACTGGATTTTTACCTGTTTTCGTTTGAGTTCCCGATCGAAAATCTTGACCCTTGGACTTTGTGGCCCATCGATGGTGTTATTGTCAATGTTTGTGCAATAAGAAATTGAGGGGATGAAAGTGTAGGTCTCTTTTgttgctcttcttcttcctctaagTAGCAACTGTGAAGTCCTCTGACACATAGACAGGGTGCCTCTCATTTTCTTTAAAGTTTCAGAAGCTAATGTGTTTGGACTCTAGAAAGCTTTAAAAACCTCAATAAAAtctgattaatttatttttttatattatttgatatattaatattaaaaataaattatatatatatatatatattattttgatatatttataattcaaaaaaataatcttgattaTTATCCTCAACTTCCCAATAAAATTTGGTTGTAAATAATCTTGGGTAAATCTATTAAGTGCTcattctataattttaaaaaaatgttttaaaaaaaattaaattttttattgtttttggattgttcTAATTTATTGaggtcaaaattaaatttttaaaaaaatatatatatttttcatataaaaaattattttaaaaaataattgttatcacAACATCACATAATCTAACTTGGTTCTGTTTTACTAGCTATCAACAATATATAAGACTAAGAATTCTTCTTAAAAGTCAccagttcgagtctcacaatTCAAGGAtcactggagacttacatggtcgttaacttcaaggcaCGTAGAATTAGTCGAGATGCATGTAAGTTAGACCAGACAcccatgtaattaaaaaaaatttgagaatttAAATGAATTTGTCAATTTTCAAATGTTTCATTTGAATTCCCAAACTCTTAATATATTGGTGCTGCCACGAGAGTATGCATAATTTTGGTCTACTGAACCAACAAATGGATAAAATTGAAggtaaaaggaataaaaaaataaacatgaacaTTTTCGAAAACTCAAGAAACATATTCAAGACCAGTGCGCATGATATATGTTGAATGATTCATGCTCATGAAACGCCCATTGGTCGAGACTGACATGAGCTCAttgtgtaaaataatttttgtaaaatttagaATAGAAAGAATAAAGACTAACAAAGAAAGTATGGTGGATGTTTCCAAAGAAATCACTAAACAATAAACAACAAAGAAGGCCCTACCATGAACTCATTGTGTAGATGAACTAAATACACTAACATCGGTTACGACTTGCATGAAATAGCAAtccattttttgtttgaatttaaaaaaaaaatcctaattttcatataattaaagataaaactaataaaaataagagtGGACATTTTCAAAGAACTCAGGGAACATACTCAAGAATAGTGCGCACGATATCCGCCAAATGATCTAGGCTCATGAAACGCCTGCATGAGCTTATTGTGTCAAATGATTTTGCTAACATCAAGgatagaaaagaataaaaagtaaCACAGAAAATAGGTGTACGTTTCCAAAGAAATCACTAAACAATCAACACCAAAGGAGGCGATGCCATGAACCCATTGTGTATATGCACAAAACACACTGACATCGGCTATGACTTGCATGTAATAGCAATTTCcctgtatttgattttttctaattaaatcctaattttcatataattaaagataaaaataataaaaatcaagagtgGACATTTCCAAGGAACATATTCAAGACCAGTGCGCATGACATTCGCCAGAAGATCCAGGCTTATGAAATACCCGTGGGTCGGGATTGACATGAGCTTATTGTGtaaaataatttctataaaaattactatagaaaagaacaaaaactaaCAGAGAAAGTAGGGTGAACATTCCAAATAACTCACTaaacaataaacattaaaagagGCCCTACCATAATCTCATTGGGTAGATGCACTAAACACACTAACATCAGCTACGACTTGCATGAAATAGCTATCCCCCtacgtttgattttttttaaaatcctaattttcatataattgaagataaaaggaataaaaataagagTGGACAATTCCAAGGAACTTAAGGAACATATTTAAGACCAGAGCGCTAGATGATCCAAGCTCATGAAATGCCCGCATAAGCTCATggtgtaaaataatttttctaacattaaggatagaaaagaataaaaactaacaaataaaGTAGGGTGTatgtttgcaaaaaaaaaatcacaaaacattAAATAGTAAAGTAGACTACCATGAACTAATTATGTAAATGCACTAAACACACTAACATCGACTACGACTTGCATGTAATAGAAATCTACCTGTgttcgagttttttttattaaatcctaattttcatataattacagataaaaagaataaaaataagcGTCGACATTTCCAAGGAACTAAGGGAACATATTCAAGACAAGTGTGCACGACTTCCGCTGGATAATCCAGGCTCATGAAATACCCGTATGAGCTCAttgtgtaaaataattttataacattgaggataaaaaagaacaaaaggtaACGGAGAAAGTAGGGTGTTTGTTTCAAAAGAATTCAATAAACAATAAACACTAAAGGATGCCCTGCAATGAAAACATTGTGTAGATGTATTAAACACACTAATATCGGCTCCAACTTCCGTATAATAGCAATCCCCCCttgtgtttgaattttttattattaaatcctaattttcatataattgaagataaaacaaataaaaataagcgTGGACATTTCTAAAAAACTCAGGGAACATTTTCAAAGTAAGCTTTGTTATGAACTCATTATGTAGATGCACTAAACACACTGATATTGGTTACGACTTGCGTGTAATAGGAATCCCcctctatttaattttttaaaaaaaatcctaattctaatattattgaagatagaaagaataaaaataagcGTGGACATTTGTAAAGAACTTAAGGAATATATTCAAGACTAGGGCACACTACATCGTCGGATGATCCAGTCTCATGAAATGCCCATATGAGCTCATTGTGTGAAATACATTTTCTAAACTTGaggatagaaaagaaaaaaaaaacaaagaaagtagGGTGAACATTTCCAATTAAATCACTAAACAATTAACACTAAAAGAAACCTTGTCATGAACTCATTGTGTAAATACACAAAACACACTAACATCGACTAAGACCTGCATATAATAGCAATCCccttgtgtttatttttttttattaaatactaattttcatataattgaagttaaaaagaataaaaataagctTGGACATTTTCAAGGAACTTAGGGAACATATTCAAGACTAATGCGCACGACTTCCGCTAGATGATCCAAGCTTATAAAACGCCCGCATGAGCTCAcgatgtaaaataatttttctaacattaaggatacaaaagaataaaaagtaaCAGAGATAGTAGGGTGTACGTTTCCAAAGAAATCAATAATGAATAAACACAAAAGTAGGCTCTGCCATGAACTTATTACGTAGATGCATTAAACACACCAACATCAGCTATGACTTGCGAGTAATAGAAATCCCCCCtacatttaattttgtttttattaaatcctaattttcatataattgaagataaggaataaaaaataagcgTGGACATTTCCAAGGAACTCAGGGACATATTCAAGATCAGTGTGCACGACATCCGCCAGATGATCTAGTCTCATGAAACTCCCGCATGAGCTCTTTGTGTAAAATAAGTTTTCTAACATTGACGATCGAAAAGAATAAAATGTCATAAAGAAAGTAGAGTGTAGGTTTCCAAAGAAATCACTAAACAATAAACATTACTTTCTCTAAAACAATGTGTGTTTCCAAAGaaatcattaaataataaaacactacTTTCTCAAAAACAATAGCCTACTATAGTGTTTCTTGTTTAGTGATTTCTTCTAAAACATATACCCTACTTTCTCtattactttttattcttttctatcctcaatgttcgaaaaattattttacacaaTAAGCTCATGTGAGCGTTTCATGAGCTTGGATCATCAACTATAACTTTCATGTAATAGCAATCCCCTTgtgttcaaaatttttttttttattaaatcctaattttcatataattaaaggtaaaaagaaaaaaaataagcacagaCATTTTCAAGGAATTGAGGAAACATATTCAAGACTAGTGCACACGATATAAATCGGACAATCCAGGCTCATGAAACGCCTGTTGGTCGAGACTTACATTAACTTATTGTGTCAAATAACTTTTGTAAAATTTAGgatagaaaagaataaaaactaaaatataaaataggtTGGACGTTTCCAAAGAAATCACAAAACAATAAACACTAAAGGAGGCCCTGTCATGAACTCATTGTGTAGATGCACTAAACACACTAACATCGGCTATGACTTGTGTGTAATATCAATCcccttgtttgatttttttatttactaaatcataattttcatataattaaagataaaaagaataaaaataaatgtggaCATTTTCAAGGAACTTAGGGAACATATTCAAGACCAATGTGCACAATATAAACTGGATGATCCAAGCTCATAAAACGCATGTTGGTCGGGACTGACATGAGCTTAATGtgtcaaataatttttgaaaaattaaggataaaaaagaataaaaactaacaGAGAAAGTAGGGTGGACGTTTCCAAAGAAGCCACTAAATAATAAACACTAAAGGAGGCCTTGTCATGAACTCATCATCTAGATGCACTAAACACACTAACATCGGTTATGACTTgtgtataataataatcccCCCAtgttaaaacctttttttttttaaatcctaattttcttataattgaagataaaaagaataaaaataagcGTGGGCATTTTCAAGGAActcaggtatttttttttttcaactaaaacaaGGAAAATGGCAGGTCATAGGGTTTTCATGTCACCCTTATAACATATTTAGCAAGCTAGCACTGTTTATCTAAAATATCTTATGCTCATTTTGTGTAactaaaacaaggaaaaataaaagcattacTATCAAATTTCATCCGTTCTTGTCTGtcttttgaattgttattgttttattatataagagtttatatttcatgtattttatttttttcaactaaaacaagaaaaatacatgGTATAGGGTTCCCTATCAcccttataaaatatttagcaatttagcattgtttatccaaaatattttataatcattttttataaataaaacaaggaaaaatacCAGTGTTACTGTCAAATTTCATATGTTACTCTATGTCTTTTGAATTCTTACTGTTTATTGTTTGAGTTTCTACttcatgcattttatttttttcaattaaaacaagGAAAATGACAGGTTATTAGGTTCCCTGtcacctttaattttttttaacaatttagtACTGTTTATCTGAAATATCTTATGCTCATTTTGTGTAactaaaacaagtaaaaatataagtgttactgtcaaatttcattcattaatgtatatgttttgaattgttactatttTAATATGTATGGGTTTCTACTTCatgtatttcatttttttcaaccaaaacaaagaaaataacaggTTATGGGGTTCCTTGTCActcttataaaatttttaacaatcTAGCATTGTTtatctgaaaatattttatgcttattttttgtaactaaaacaagaaaaaatataagtatTATTGTCTATCTTTTAAACTgttacttttttattgtttaatggtTTCTACTTCATGTACATTATTTTTTCCAACTAAAACTAGGAAAATGACTGGTTATTGGGTTCCTTATCacccatttaaaatatttagcaatctaaaatagtttatttgaaatattttttgctcGTTTTATCTaactaaaagaacaaaaaatacaagCGTTACTATCAAATTTCATCTATTACTCTTTGTCTTTTGaacttttactattttattgtttaagagTTTCTGCTTCATGTTTTTCAACTAAAACAAGGAAAATGAAAGTTATGGGCTTCCCTGAcaatcttataaaatatttagtaatCTAGCACTATTTATCTGAAATATCTTATTCTCGTTTTGTGTAactaaaacaaggaaaaataaaagtgttattgtcaaatttcatccttcacTATCAGTCTTTAGaacaatttctattttattgtttaaggGTTTCTtcttcatgtgttttttttttttttcaactaaaaaaaagaaaatggcaagTTATGGGGTTTCCTGTCactcttataaaatatttaacaatcTAACACTATTTATCTGAAATATCTTGtacttattttatataaataaaacaaggaaaaatacTAGCGTTACTATCAAATTTCATCTATTACTCTTTATCTTTTGAActcttattgttttattgtttaagtgtttttttttcatgtatttttttttttcaactaaaataaGGAAAATGCGGATCATAGGGATTTCCTATCactcttataaaatatttagcgATCTAGCATTATTTATCTGAAATATCTTATgctcattttatataaataaaataaggaaaaatacAAGCATTATTGTCAAATTTTATCTGTTACTCTGTCtcctgaacttttttttttttattgtttaagatttcttcttcatgtattttatttttttcaactaaaataagaaaaatacagGTCATAGTTCCATATCaccattataaaatatttagcaatCTAATATTGTTTATCTAAAATATCTTAtgcttattttaatataaataaaacaaggaaaaataccatcgttattttcaaatttcacTTGTTACTCTCAGTCTTTTGaacttttattgttttattgcttAAATGTTTTTACTTCatgtatttcatatttttcacctaaaactagaaaaataaaaggttatgGTTCTCTATCACTATCAcccttataaaatattttgcaatttaacattatttatcttaaatattttatgctCATTTTGtgtaaataaatcaagaaaaaatacaagtggtattgttaaatttattgttaCTGAAGTTTAAGCCTTATAGAAGGTTATTGTTACtgtatatctttttaattttattgttttattacttATGAGTTTCTacttcatgtattttatttttttcaattaaaataagaaaaatgacaagTTATTAGATTCCTTGTcgcttttatttgttttttttagcaatttagctttatttatgtaaaatatcTTATGCTTATTTtgtataactaaaataaaataaaaatatatattaaacacaTCTTGTTACTCTAGAAATTAAGTTAgtttatgataaaattttaattttaagaagcATTAACCAGGTCTTTTAAAGTGATATaaagattataaatattaaaatgaataacaATTAGGTCgatatattaatttatgaaaTCATATAGATTAAAGGCTAATGAATCTCAACTTATCACTCATGCACCACCCTAGTTATAAGATTCGGCTTTGGCTTAACATGTCAATCCGGTAACTCAAGGCTCGGCTTGCGGCGAGTGGCTCCCGGCAAGTcagtgaaaaaacatattttttgcttctttttttttaattaaatttaattaccaGAAACTGTATGTtataaaaagtgaaaatttgaaggattttatttgaaaagtgatGACTGCATTAAGAGCATTTCAACCTCTTAAGAATTTTTAGTAGTAATCAATTGAATTCATGATTTCTATTGTTTTGCCATAAAAATGGTCGTAGGTCAAATGCATTTGGTTTCTTAAACCAGCAATGAAACATCTGATTTGTTTTCGGGACAGTAACAATCCAAGTTTTTCGTTGTTTCATTTGCACTTTCTTGTTTCCATGGCTGCTTTTTTCTCTGCATAAAAATCTTCTCACCTGGGCCTACTTAGTGAGTATCTTTCTTCCATGTTTGGTCCGCTTTCAGCATAACCACCACACATAATCATGTCCTTGTTATCTCCAAAATCCTCTCCTTTCTCCCTCCATCCCTCCACCACTTCACCCGCCCCAAACAATAGTTTTTCTTTCCCACTCACTTCAATTCCAGTTTCCACACTAAACCGCAAACACCCACTTAAATTCTTCAGCAATAGGAACTGGGTTTGTCTCAGAAAAAGAATTCATGTCAAATCTCCTGATTCTGATACAACTGAAAGTGTCTCAGCTTCAAGTGAtggctcatcatcatcatcaagtaCAACtagtttcttatcttttctttgccctCTTCTCAAGCTCTTTTCTGTAAGTGTCTTCAACAGCTCCTAACTAAAGATATCAACATTTGCGTTTCACTTGTTAAACATTTTACATGCATTCTGCTGAAACTCTCATGTTATATACTAAACTGGATTGGAACATAAAAGTTTTGATCTTGGCTATGAAGTTTaaactttttctttctgttggtCCATGtgcaatataaaagaaaacttgtGTTTTTATAGTGTATGCAATACATACTTCTGTTGAGATTGAAATCTTATCGTGTAAGGACATAATCCTTATAATCATTCAGAAATTTAGGGGTTTAAAATGATCCTTTTGTGCTTCATTTAATTAGGGTCTGGTTATTTCTTGCAGGGAGGTGATCCTTCTCAAGAACGGAATTATACTTTAGAGGTAATCTCTTCGGACAGTTCCCTTGGTTTAGCATCTATTGTTTGCTGTTTGCTTGCTGTTAACAgttcattaacaataattttctcttttagCCCCGTCGCTATTGTTGGTTTCAGTTGATATTCCTGCTCAAtttgaattagaattttttgaaatgacATACACCAtagtctcatttttttttcaggaactTTCCATTGTAGGCATTGAATGCATGATTAGGAAATGCTTAAATTCCtgaacaattttatttattggtaTTTGTTGTTTAATAGTAGGTAGCAACGTCTTCCTTGTCTACCTTGGCACGACTTCCATGGGGATCAAGATCACTATCAGAGAATTTGAACAACCAAGAGACAACCATTTCAGATCCTCCTAAACCTTTGCAACTGTATGAATTTGGTATGTTTCGTTCCAAGGGCATGGTCAACATTCCAATAACAATGTTGTTCATACTGCATGATATGTAGAGAATGtaccttttcttcctctttttaaGTGGATCAACAATATTTAACCATATGATCTATGCCATTGTAGTGTATAATCGATAGACCATGATTTAGTAGCAAATTATTTATTCATCAGACTCTAGCATGTGCTAGGACTTACATGCTTTTAACTCAGTTTTTATGCTATGCGGTACATTTATGATTAGTGATGgcttaatattttgaaaaaggtTATTGCTTGTTTTGTTAGGATTgggattttcaaattaaaattgaatgttCTTTTTGTACAGAAGCATGCCCCTTTTGCAGGAGGGTTCGAGAGGCAATGACTGAGCTAGATCTTTCCGCAGAGGTGAGGAATGACCTTCTATTTATTTCAGGGTGGCTTGGTTGTGATGTTGATATAGGTTGTAGCCTTGCAGACAAGTTTAATTGCTGTCTTATTATCCCAATAAAGTCTCATAGTTCACATTTTATCTTTCTATTACGAGCTAAGCACAC
Protein-coding sequences here:
- the LOC118035502 gene encoding putative methyltransferase At1g22800, mitochondrial, producing the protein MRGTLSMCQRTSQLLLRGRRRATKETYTFIPSISYCTNIDNNTIDGPQSPRVKIFDRELKRKQRDRAAWLMRPSDPFVDAVADNLLDRLEDCKKTFPTALCLGGSSEAVRRLLRGRGSIEKLIMMDTSNDMVQLCKDADAAQQDSNQNIETSFVVGDEEFLPIKESSVDLVISCLGLHWTNDLPGAMIQCKLALKPDGLFLAAILGGETLKELRIACTVAQMEREGGISPRISPLAQVRDAGNLLTRAGFTLPGVDVDEYVVRYSNALELIEHLRAMGETNALLQRNNVLKRETALATAAIYDSMFAAEDGTIPATFQVIFMTGWREHPSQQKAKRRGSATISFDDIQKQFSSDS
- the LOC118035496 gene encoding uncharacterized protein: MSLLSPKSSPFSLHPSTTSPAPNNSFSFPLTSIPVSTLNRKHPLKFFSNRNWVCLRKRIHVKSPDSDTTESVSASSDGSSSSSSTTSFLSFLCPLLKLFSGGDPSQERNYTLEVATSSLSTLARLPWGSRSLSENLNNQETTISDPPKPLQLYEFEACPFCRRVREAMTELDLSAEVYPCPKGSVRHREIVRKIGGKEQFPFLVDPNTGVSIYESGDIVKYLFQQYGKGRSPSMGLLESTLFTGWMPTILRAGRGMTLWEKARLDPPSKKLELFSFENNPYARLVREALCELELPYILQNVGTGSQRTKLLVDSSGFQEVPYLIDPNTGAEIGDYKKILAYLFQTYSAAAT